AGTCTGCTGCTCGGCCCGCAGCGCCTCGCCCTGGCCCTGCTCGATGACGGCTGGCTCATCCGGAACCAAGTCGTGTGGGCCAAGACCAACCCGATGCCGTCCAGTGTGGGCGACCGGCTGAGCTGCACCTACGAGGTGATGTTCCTGCTGGTGCGCTCACCGCGCTACTACTTTGACCTTGACGCGATCCGCCAGCCGCTCATCACCAAGGCGAAGAAGCGCCCGAACGCGGCGGCCTACCGCTACCTGCCGGACGACGCGATTCCGCCGGACATCGGGTTCAACGACGACCAGGGCCTCAACCGGCTCAAGGCCGAAGGCCGCGCCGGGCACCCACTTGGCAAGAATCCCGGAGATGTCTTCGCCCTACCCACCGCTGGCTACCGGGGCGCGCACTTCGCCACCTTCCCGCTGGCGCTTGTCGAACGGCCGCTGCTGGCCACCTGCCCCGAAAGGGTCTGCGCGGCCTGCGGCACGCCGTGGGCGCGGCAGCCCGTCGACCGCCAGCAACCGACACCAACGCTCGGCGCACTCTGGGCAGGCTGCCAGTGCAACGCCAGAACCCAACCGGGCGTGGCGCTCGACCCGTTCTTGGGATCCGGCACCGTCGCCATGGCAGCCGAGAAGCACGGCCGCCACTGGATCGGCATCGAGCTGAACTCGACGTACGCGACGCTGGCGCGTGACCGGCTCGCCGCGTGGCGGAAGCGGCAGGGCCGATGAACCCGCACCTCCCGGCACTCCCCGGTGCCGTGCGGCTGCTGTCGCCACCTGCACCACAGCAGATGGCCAGCCGCACCAACACCGAGGAGGGAGTTCCCAACATGGAACCCGGAAACGGCAAGACCGGCGTCAAGACGCTCGGCCTGAAGCTGCCAGACAAACTGCACGCCCAGTTCGCCCTGGTGGCACAGCTCGACGGACTGAACCTGACCGACGCCATGCGGCGGGCGGTGGAGCTGTACGTCGAGCACAAGCAGGCACAGCCGGACTTCGCCGCGCGAGCCGCTGCCGTGCTTGAAGAAATCGAGCGGGAGGCAGCCGCCCGACGCGGCGCGATCCAGGCGCTGTTCGGGAACACCGGCACGTCGCCAGCCGAGGCGAAGACTACAAGCAAGCGGCGGAGCGGCGAGGCTCCCGCGCAGGCATGAGGACGTTGCCGTGAGAAGGGGTGGAGGGTATTCGCGCTACGCGCCAAGCCCTCCACCCCGCTTATCCACAACAAAGCTGCAAAAACTACAGCTCGCGATATGAAATCGGCCTGAGAAAATAGAAGGGAACATGAATGAAGAATCAAGATCACAAAGAATTGCATCGGAATCGGCGAGAACGTATCCTGCCTGGCCCCAGGACGCGCGGGGGCGCGATGGAATGACGGATCGGGAGGAAGACATGCCTGCCGAATTGCCGGTGTACACGGACGAAGATCAGGGGACAGATCAAGATCGGGATGGAAGGGCGGCAGGGACTGTCGAGCGTTCAGCGCGACGTTCCCTGAACCAGACCGACCGCAAGGCGCTCATCAGCCGCCTAAACGACGGCAGCAGTTCGGTAAGCGAGATGGTCGGCAACCTGCGCGGCAGCCGTAGCAGTCCCAAGCCGCAGACTGCGGGAAACATCCCGCGCATCGCGATCTACCTGCGAGTGAGTACCGAAGAACAAGCCAAGATGGGCGGCGAAGCCGAAGGCTACTCGATTCCGTACCAGCGGGAAGCCTGTCTGGGCAAGGTGCGGGCGCTTGGCGGGATTTTGGTTGAGGAATACGTGGACGCTGGCGAGAGTGCGAAGTCGGCGCATCGGCCGCAGCTACAGAAGATGCTGCGCGAGTTGAAAGCCAAGCGCGTTGACTTCGTGATCGTCCACAAAATCGACAGGCTGGCCCGCAACCGAGCCGATGATGTCGAGATCAACGCCGCCATAGCCCGCGCCGGAGCCAAGCTGATCTCTGTGGCTGAGCCGGTGGACGAGACGCCTGCAGGCAAGCTGCTCTACAACATGATGGCCGACGTTGCTCAGTATCACTCCGACAACTTGGCGGCCGAAGTGCTCAAGGGCATGGACACCAAGGCACAGCGTGGCGGCACGCCATATCGCGCACCGCTGGGTTACCTGAACCGCAAGGAGTTCATCCGGAACGCCCGGCACAGCTACGTAGTGACGGACGAGGAGCGTGCGCCACTGATCCGCTGGGCGTTCGAGCAGTATGCCCTTGGCGACTGGGCAATCCGGCAACTGGTGGATGCTCTCAACGCCCAGGGGCTACAGACACGGACAACCCGCAAGCTGGCGGCCAAGCCGCTGACGATCTCGGGGGTGCACCACATGCTGCGCAACCCGTACTACATGGGCGTGGTGCCCTACCGGGGTGTGTATCACGAGGGCAAGCATGAGCCGCTGGTCAGTCCGAAGCTGTGGTTGCGGGTCCAAGACGTACTGACCGCACACCACCTGGCCGGAGAGAAAGAACGGAAGCATCCGCACTACCTGAAGGGCTCAATCTTCTGCGGTGAGTGCGGTGCCCGCCTGATCTACAGCCGCAACCGGGGCAACGGCGGCGAGTACGAGTACTTCACCTGCCTTTCCCGGCGCACGGGCCGACGGCCCTGCACGCGCAAGCCGATGCGGCTGGAGCGGATTGAGGATGGCATCGCAGAGTTCTACGGCACGTTCCGGCTGTCGGCCGAGCGAGCTGAGCTTATCCGCGATGGCGTACTGGACGAACTGGCCGCCAGCCGTGAGGAAGCCGACCGCAGCAGTCAGCGAGCCAAGCTGCGGATCGCTCGCCTCAGCGACGAACGGCAGAAGCTGCTTACCGCGCACTACGCCGGAGCGGTGCCGTTGGACATGCTCAAGAGCGAGATGGACCGGCTGACCGCCGAGATGACTGATGCTGAAGCACAAGCGGCTGCGGCTACCCGTGAAGTTGCTGACGTGGAAGGCACGCTGACGGCGGCGCTTGAGATCGCAGAGGGGTGCGAGCGGGAGTATCTGGTTGCCATACCCAGGCTGCGCAGGCTGATCAACCAGGGGTTGTTCAAGGCGCTGTACATAGGAGAGGACTGCTCGGTGGAGCGGTTCGAGATGACAGAACCCTTCGCCACGCTGTTGGACCGTGACCTGCTCGAAGATCTGGCGACGGAACAGGCCAACCGCAAGCAGGCGATTCTTGGCGTGGCCGAGCAAGCGGAGCGTGGGCACCAAAAAGCCGAGGACCGCTGTCGGCCCTCGGCTGTGATGGCAAGGAGTTTCACCTGTCTACCCAAAACGGACAAGCCGGACGGCGGGGCCGTCCGGCTTGGTTTGCACAAGATCTATCTGGTGCGCCCGGCAGGATTCGAACCTGCGGCCTTGGGATTAGAAGTCCCCTGCTCTATCCGCTGAGCTACGGGCGCAACGCGCTGTCGCGCGAGAAGGGTACCGCCGCCCTGGCCCCGCGCGACGGAACGGGTGGCCGGGTCAGCATCGCAGGCGCCGTCGGCGCCGGGCATCCGGATTCCCGTGCCGGTCGGCGAGACTCAGGCGTCCGCACGGGCGCCGGCCTCCGTTGCCGTCGCAGGTTGCTCCGTCGGCGGTCGCCGGGGCTGCGGCGGGGCCGGGTGGGTGGTCGTCGGTCCGGCACCGAGGAACGCCTCGGCCCACCGGCCGACCTCGGCGAAGACCTTCTCGCGTACGGCGGGGCCGGAGAGCGTCAGGTCGTGCATGCCGCCGTCGAAGCGGGCGACGGTGACGTGCCGGCCGAGGCGTGGCGCCCAGCGGACCATGTGCTCCACGTCGAGGACGGCGTCGGCGAGGCTCGCCGCGTCCTGCCACTTCGTGCCCCGAAACGATCGGGTGGAGCAGGCGAGCAGCACCGGTACCGGGATGCGCAGCCCGGCGCGCAGCCGCCGCTGACCGGTGCGGACGGCGTCCAGCCAGCCGGCCCGGACGGGGAAGCCGGCCAGCGGCTTCCAGGCCAGGTCGTACGTCCACTCGCCGCGATGGTCGGCGTGGATGCTCTCGCCGTACACCGTGCCGAGCCCGAACGGGAGGATGCGGTGCGGCGCCCTGCGGCCCAGGCGTGCGGCGGCGGCCGCGAGGGGTCGACGCACGAACCAGGGGGCGTTGAGGTCGAAGAAGGGGCTGTTGAGGAAGAGGCCGTCGACCAGGCCGGCGTCGCGGCGGGCGTGCGCCCAGAGCGAGACGATCAGACCGCCGGTCGAGTGGCCCATGGCCAGCAGGGTGTCGTGCCCGTCCTCGGTGCGGACGATCCGCGCGGCGGAGTCCAGCTCCGGGAAGTAGTCATCGAGGCCCCGGCAGAAGTTGGCGGTCTGGTGCGGTAGCAGACTGCGGCCGTACTTGCGCAGGTCGAGCGCGTAGAAGTCCCAGCCCCGGGCGGCGAAAAAGTCGGCCACGTGGGTCTGGAAGAAGTAGTCGACGAAGCCGTGCACGTAGAGTACGGCGCGCCCGGTGGGGCGCTCGGCCCGGCGGCGGACCAGGGTGGCCACCACCGGGCCCTCGTCGTCGCGGCCCAGGTCGATGGTGCGCCGTTCGTACGGCGGGCCAAGCAGGTCGGGTTCCACCTCGTCGACGGTACGCCGGCAAGCTACCGGGCGGTAGCCCTGCCCGCCCCACCCGCACCCGGCGGGCGGGGCGGCCCGATGTCAGTCGCCCTCGGCCTCGCGGCCGGTCGGCTCGTGCCGTTCAGCGCCACGATCGGCCGCCGGCCGGGCGATCCCCGGCCGGCGCGCGCGATCACCTCTCGTCGGTCGTCTTCCCCGCGCCGGCCAGTTCGTCGGCCGGCTTACCGTCCGGCGTGGCCTGGCCGGGCGGGGCGGTGACCCGCAGGTGCTTGTTGTTGCGCGGCTCCTGCCGGGTCTTCGCGTCGTTGAGCTTGCGGCGCAGGTCGTCGCGGGCGTCGTGGAGCGCGGCGCGCAGATCCTCCTCGGTCGAGGTGGTGACGATCTTCTGGCGGCCGGCGATCCAGCACTCCAGCGTGATCCGTTGGCCTCTGGCCTCCCGGTTCTTCACCGACACCTCGAGTTCGGTGGCGTCGGCGTGGAAGGTGGCCAGGCGGGCGTCGAGCGTGGCGAACTGCGTGACGATCCAGTCCCGGTCGGCCTGCGAGAAACCGGCGCCGAGCCGGAGGCACTTCGCCACGGTGGCCGGGCCCGTCGCCGCGGTGGTGGCCGGGTCCGCGCTCATCGCCGCACCTGGCCCGGGACGCGGCTGGAACGGGTGGTGGTCATCTTCATGATCGCTGACCTTTCGTTCGACGTCGTGTTCACAGGTGCGGTTGCAGAGATCCCTACCCCGGTCGGCTCCGTCCGGAACGTGACAATTCCGCTACCTCTTGATCATCGCGGTCCGGCCGGTCGGCGGGTCAGGGCCGACCGGCCTACCACACCGGGACCTTGATCAGGCGTTCGTCCACAGGCGGCCCGGTCATCCACAGGTACCGCCTGCGGGACTGCCCGACGAGGTTCCGAACGGCAGGCTCGGGGGCGAGTCGACTCGCGAAGACAGGACCCGATCCCCGCAGGAGGGGCGATGTTCGATACCTACATGACGATTGTCGGGAACGTGCTGACCGCGCCGGAGTGGCGCCGCACGACGCAGAGCAACACGCTGGTGGCCAACTTCAAGGTCGCCTCGACCGCCCGGCGCCTCGACCGCGACAGCGGGCGCTGGGTCGACGGCAACAGCCTGCGCGTACGGGTCAACTGCTGGCGGAAGCTCGCCGAGGGGGTGGCCGCCTCGGTGATGGTCGGCGACCCCGTGGTGGTTTGCGGCCGGCTCTACACCCGCGACTGGACCGACGACGCCGGCAACCATCGCACGCTGTACGAGTTGGAGGCGGTCGTGGTCGGCCACGACCTGTCCCGAGGGCGGGGGCGCTTCCTGCGTAACCGGCCCAGCCTGGCCACCAGCGCGGTCTCCGACCCCGAGGCCGAGAGCCGGGTGCACGGTGAGCCGACCGAGCCGGTTCCGGACGGGCAGGCGCCCGCCCTACCCGACCACCGCCCGGTCGACGACGACTTCGAGTTGCCCGACTTCGCCCTGCCACGAGCCGGATTGTCCGGCGGCTACGGCCAGGAGCCGACCGGCGACATCGATCCGACCGGCGACATCGATCCGCCCGACGCCATCGGCGACGAGGACCCGCTGTCGCCCGACCCGTTCGACGACGTCACCGACGCCGAGGAGACAACCTCCGGCGAGCTGACCCCGGTGTCCAGCCGGGGCACCGGGTCCGAGGCGGGGTCGCCGGGGCGTCCGGAGGAATCGGGGGCGGACGACGCGACGACCGGGCGTGGCCGGCGGGGGCGCGGGCGGCTGCCACAGCCGGCCTGACGCCGAGCCTCGGTGGCTCCGGTGGCTCCGGTGGCGTCGGCGGCTCGG
This is a stretch of genomic DNA from Micromonospora sp. WMMD1082. It encodes these proteins:
- a CDS encoding site-specific DNA-methyltransferase, translating into MSGPQQARLPLGQIVIGDARQRLAELPDASIDTCITSPPYWNLRDYGHHGQLGLEPDVNGWVRNLVSVCRLVARVLKPSGSLWLNVADSYSIHHRQGAPKKSLLLGPQRLALALLDDGWLIRNQVVWAKTNPMPSSVGDRLSCTYEVMFLLVRSPRYYFDLDAIRQPLITKAKKRPNAAAYRYLPDDAIPPDIGFNDDQGLNRLKAEGRAGHPLGKNPGDVFALPTAGYRGAHFATFPLALVERPLLATCPERVCAACGTPWARQPVDRQQPTPTLGALWAGCQCNARTQPGVALDPFLGSGTVAMAAEKHGRHWIGIELNSTYATLARDRLAAWRKRQGR
- a CDS encoding alpha/beta hydrolase, whose protein sequence is MEPDLLGPPYERRTIDLGRDDEGPVVATLVRRRAERPTGRAVLYVHGFVDYFFQTHVADFFAARGWDFYALDLRKYGRSLLPHQTANFCRGLDDYFPELDSAARIVRTEDGHDTLLAMGHSTGGLIVSLWAHARRDAGLVDGLFLNSPFFDLNAPWFVRRPLAAAAARLGRRAPHRILPFGLGTVYGESIHADHRGEWTYDLAWKPLAGFPVRAGWLDAVRTGQRRLRAGLRIPVPVLLACSTRSFRGTKWQDAASLADAVLDVEHMVRWAPRLGRHVTVARFDGGMHDLTLSGPAVREKVFAEVGRWAEAFLGAGPTTTHPAPPQPRRPPTEQPATATEAGARADA
- a CDS encoding HPF/RaiA family ribosome-associated protein; this translates as MSADPATTAATGPATVAKCLRLGAGFSQADRDWIVTQFATLDARLATFHADATELEVSVKNREARGQRITLECWIAGRQKIVTTSTEEDLRAALHDARDDLRRKLNDAKTRQEPRNNKHLRVTAPPGQATPDGKPADELAGAGKTTDER
- a CDS encoding single-stranded DNA-binding protein, whose translation is MFDTYMTIVGNVLTAPEWRRTTQSNTLVANFKVASTARRLDRDSGRWVDGNSLRVRVNCWRKLAEGVAASVMVGDPVVVCGRLYTRDWTDDAGNHRTLYELEAVVVGHDLSRGRGRFLRNRPSLATSAVSDPEAESRVHGEPTEPVPDGQAPALPDHRPVDDDFELPDFALPRAGLSGGYGQEPTGDIDPTGDIDPPDAIGDEDPLSPDPFDDVTDAEETTSGELTPVSSRGTGSEAGSPGRPEESGADDATTGRGRRGRGRLPQPA